Within the Deltaproteobacteria bacterium genome, the region ACGGCGCTCTACCGCTGGCTGCGCGCCCGCCGCGGGGCCGGGAGCGCGCGGGGGGCGGCATGGTCCGCGGCCGCCGCCGCCGCCACGCTGGCCGCGGCCCTGGCTTACGGACAGGTGCGGCTGGCCCAGGTCGACGGTGCGTCGAAGGAAGCCGGGACCCTCGACGTCGCGGTCGTGCAAGGCAACATCTCCATCGAGCGGAAGGGCAAGAACGCCTTCCTCAAGACCAACCAGGATACGTACAAGGCTCTGTCCCTGCAGAACGCGGACGCCGACGTGGTCATCTGGCCCGAGTCCGCCATGGAAACGTGGCTGCGCGAGAACGGGCGGCGCATCCCCCGCGAGCTGCTGCCCGAGCGCCATCCGCACATGATCGTCGGCGCCATCAGCTACCGGCGTCAGCCGGGCAACCGTTTCAGCCGTTACAACAGCGCGGTGGCGGTGAACCCCGCGGGCGCGGTGTCGGGCCGCTATCACAAGCAGGTGCTGCTCGCCTTCGGCGAGTACGTGCCGCTGGCGTGGCTCATCGGCTGGGTCCCCGGAGTGCAGGCCATCGGCGAAGGCTTCACCGCGGGCGCCATCGAGACCGCTTTCACCCTGCCCAAGGGAGCCCGGGCGGCGCCCCTCATCTGTTACGAAGACCTGATGCCCGCGCTCTCCCGCCGCTTCGTGAGGGACCAGGGCGCCAACCTGCTGGTCAACCTGACCAACGACGCCTGGTACGGGGACACCGTGGCGCCGTGGCAGCACGCGTGGCTGGCGCAATGGCGCTCCATCGAGACGCGCCGGGCCATGGTGCGCGCCACCAACACCGGCCTCACCGCGGTCATCGATCCGGCCGGGCGCATGTCCGAGCCGCTACCCGTGTTCACCGAAGGGGTGCTGCGCGCCACCGTACCGTTGCTGGAGATGGAGACCCTCTACGTGCGCTACGGCGATTGGTTCCCGTGGCTGATGACGGTGGTGACCGCGGGCGCGGCGGCGGCCGCGGGGATCGCCCGGAGACCGGGCCTGCGCCGGGGAACCCGCGCACGGCGGCGGCGCAAGCCCGGCCGGAATACGTAGGACGGTCAGGGCAGACGGAACTCGCCGAGCGCCCGCACCATGCCGTCCACGGTGTCGGCGACGAGCAGCTTGTCACGGTGCTTCTGCTTGAGGAAACCCTGGTCCACCGCATGGTCGAGGAACCCGATAAGGTGGGCGTAGTAGCCGCTCACGTCGAGCAGGCCGCAGGGCTTGGAGTGAAACCCGAGCTGCAGCCAGGTGATCATCTCGGCGATCTCCTCG harbors:
- the lnt gene encoding apolipoprotein N-acyltransferase, whose protein sequence is MLGFGSLLGLSLLGGALIATPFLWPVLFPLTWLAPVPLLAAIEGARDWRQALWAGALAGAATIALGFHWIVYTVHVFGGVNYAVATAAFALFVAYGAIPFVAFAALVRACGLGPLALLPAAFWVAVEFWYPNLFPWYLATSQNPFTLLVQSADLTGHYGVTFLLLWCGTALYRWLRARRGAGSARGAAWSAAAAAATLAAALAYGQVRLAQVDGASKEAGTLDVAVVQGNISIERKGKNAFLKTNQDTYKALSLQNADADVVIWPESAMETWLRENGRRIPRELLPERHPHMIVGAISYRRQPGNRFSRYNSAVAVNPAGAVSGRYHKQVLLAFGEYVPLAWLIGWVPGVQAIGEGFTAGAIETAFTLPKGARAAPLICYEDLMPALSRRFVRDQGANLLVNLTNDAWYGDTVAPWQHAWLAQWRSIETRRAMVRATNTGLTAVIDPAGRMSEPLPVFTEGVLRATVPLLEMETLYVRYGDWFPWLMTVVTAGAAAAAGIARRPGLRRGTRARRRRKPGRNT